GCCAATCTCTTTTTCCTCGGGCGTTAATACTGCCTCTGCCGAAGCAAGCTGTCCGAGAATAATGTCATCCACTGACAACCCTCCGAGCCTGCAGCATTTAATAATATTCTGTGCCGATGAAACACTGCCTGTAACGATGTGTACCTTAACTTCGAGCCTGACCCCGGTAATCCCTATGGGGTCCCTGATTCCATCCTGGTCATCAACAATGAATTCCTGAGGTATAACGTGGAGAATCTCCCTGTCTGCAGGGATAGCCACTGCCTTTGCTGCATCGATTGCCCTCGTGATATCGTCAAGTTTTACTTCCTTTTCTTTGATGGCCACAACACCGTTACTGTTGAAGCTTTTAATGTGGGCGCCGCCAATCCCTGCCATACAGGATTCGATCTTTATGCCCGCCATCAATTCCGCCTCTTCAACGGCCTTTCTGATTGAATTAACAGTGCTGTCCATATTTACAACAACACCTTTTCGTAAACCTGTGGAAGGATGGGACCCAATGCCTATGATATTAACCTTTCCTTCTGCGATTTTTCCCACAACAACGCATATCTTCGTAGTCCCTACATCAAGGCCTACCAGCAGTTCGTCTTCTCTCACCATCTTACCCCTTCCTTTCCTGGATGATTGCGCCTCTTTCGAATCTCGCATCGATACACTTAATGAGAAGACCCCTCTTTTTTGCATCTTCGAGAACGGCAACCGCCCTTTTCAAACGTTCCTTCTGGTCTTCCTTACCGAGTATGATCTCTACCCCATCGCCCATACCGAAAATGGTGATGTTTCCATCGTTATACGCCACTTCGGATACAGCGTCTTTTTTTATTACCCCTTCAGTAAACCAGGCATTGACTTCCTTGTAAAGGCTCTTAACGTCCGTCTTCTCTTTTGCATTGATAATGAACATTCCTCTGATGTCGCTTCTTGCGAGTTGCTTGTAAGGCTCTCCATTTTCATCAAGAACATTTACTTCTCCGCCGGTATTTACCCACAGGGCGGAGGGCTTCTTTTCTTTCACATCGATAATAATGGAAAAGGGGTAAATCCTCTTTATCCTTACCTCCCGGACAAAGGGGTGTGAAATAATGGCTTCCCGCATCTTCGAAGCGTCAACGCTAAAGAGACTCTCTTTTAAATAGGGGGTTATCCTGCCCATAATATCCCCGTCTTTTAACTGCTCATTTCCGTTGATTTTTATGTTTTTTATGAAGAAAAAAGGCTCATCTTTAGATAATATGTACACCAGCGTGAGCATGGACAGTATGCACACAGGTATGATAAAACACATGGAAAGAATCTTTTTCATGTCTTTAAGGAGGCTCCTTTTACTATCTCTTCCACAAGTTCGTCGAATGTTTTCCCCAGGCAAGCCCATGCCTTGGGCACCAATGACGTTTCGGTCATGCCCGGTGATGTATTAATATCTATCACCTGAGGCACACCATTATCCACAATCATGTCGACCCTTGCACAACCGGAAAGCTCAAAGGCCTTGTATACTTCGGATGCAAAAACTTGCGCGCTTTTCTCCACAGGTTTCGCTATCCGGGCAGGAACAATATATTCTGTCATGCCCTTTGTATATTTTGACTCAAAATCATAAAACCCTTTTAATGGTTTTACCTGGATGACAGGGAGGATCTCTCTGTTCACTATCCCTACCGTTATCTCATAACCTTCGATATATCTCTCGATCAAAACCTTTTTATCATATTTCAATGCCTGTTCGATGGCCTTCGCTGCCTCTCCCCTCTTGCGCACAACGGATATACCGATGGTGGAGCCTTCGTTCGCAGGTTTCACAACAAAAGGAACAGGGAACTTCGGGGTCTTCGCACTGTTACAGATAACATATGCCGGAGTGGGGAGCCTTAAACCACTAAGAATAAGTTTCATCAGCACCTTGTCAAGCGAGATCGATGAGCCGAGGACGCCTGAGCCTGTATAGGGGATGCCAACCATTTCGAGAAGCCCCTGGACAGTACCGTCTTCACCCCATTTTCCGTGAAGGGCAATAAATGCCACTTCAACCCTTTCTTTCTGCAACCTGTCCACAAGATCAATGTTTACGTCTATCCCCACCGCTTTATACCCGCTTCTCAGCAAGCTCTGGAGTACAGCGCTGCCACTTTTCAGGGAGATTTCCCTTTCAGAGGATTTCCCGCCCATCAGCACGCCGATCTTTTTATCCCGTATGTTTTTGCCGCTTTTGGTCATAATTTACCGTTCACGTTTCACTATGCGCTGCCCTATTCATCAAACCCCCAGAGTTCAACCTCTTCGCTCAGCAAAACACCAATTTTTTCAAACACCTCTTTTTTTATTGTATCAATGAGCATCTTTATATCCTGTGCTGTTGCATGACCTGCGTTTACAATGAAATTAGTATGTTTCTCCGACACACAGGCATCGCCTATCCTGAAACCCCTTAACCCCGCCTTTTCAACAAACTGCCATGCAGACTCCCCGTTGACGCTTTTAAAGATGGAACCCGACGAAGGATACTCCATGGGGTGTCGTTTCCTTCTTTCTGTATAGACATACTCCATATCAGCGGCGATTTCCTTTTTATCCCTGTTTTTCAAGTAAAAGGTAGCGCTCACTATGCATTCAGAGGGTTTTACCGGTGATGTCCTGTAGTCAAACGATATATCCTTTTTTGCGAGAGGGGTTATTTTTCCATTATTATCCACAATGCGTACCTTCTCTAAAACATCTGAAATAGAGGCACCAAAACTTCCTGCATTCATTTTAATCCCACCGCCTACGGTACCCGGTATCCAGTAAAGTCTTTCAAGCCCCGCAAGCCCTTTTTGGGCATTATCTTTAATAAACCCCTTCAGGGAAACCCCTCCTGAAACATCAACAAGGGCGCCATCCTTTACCTTTTTATGCTGAGAGGACCGCATTCTCGTTATCCTTACCACCGCTTCTCCAAGACCTCTATCGTTGACAATAATGTTCGTAGCGTTACCAACAAACCGGTATTTGATATGCTCATTTTGTAAAACCCTTATCGTATTTAATAAATCCCCTTCGTTTAATGGATAAATCAGATAGCTGACAGGGCCGCCCACCCTCATGGAGGTGTATCGTTTCATAAGGACGTTCTGTAATACCGCCCCTTTTATTCCCCATTTTTCCGGTTTCTGCACCGTTTATTCTCCTGCTTTTGTTTTCCATTCTTCTTTGAGTTTTTCACATATCTTATTAATATCACCTGCGCCGAGGGCAACAACCACATCCCCACTGCGGGCAATTTCTAAAATTCGATCCCTCGCATCCTCCTTCGTTGGAGCAAAGATCACATGTTTATGACCGCTCGTCCTGATCCTCTCCGAAAGGAACATGCCGGTTATGCCTTCGATCTTTTCTTCAGAGGCAGGATAAATTTCTGTGACGATAAGGATATCAGCCTCATTGAATGAAGTAATGAATTCATCCATGAGGGCCTTTGTTCTTGTATACCTGTGCGGCTGAAAGGCCACAATAACCCTTCCCTTCCCCATGTTTCGTATTGCCGAAAGCGTAGCCCTTATCTCGGTAGGATGATGACCGTAGTCGTCAATGAGGGTTATATCGCCGCTCCATTTTATTTCGAGCCGTCTCTGTATGCCCGAGAAGGTCTTCATGGCTTCCCGAATCGTCTGGAATGGTATGTCAAGTTCTATACCAACCCCACAGGCAGCAAGGGCATTGGCTACGTTATGTGATCCCTGGAGGGATGCCACCACTTCACCAAGATCTTCCTCTTTATAGAGGACTTTAAATCTCGTTTCAAACCCTTCATATACAACGTTTTTTGCCCTCAAGTCGGCCTGTTTCGAGAAACCATATGTCATGTACCTTCTCTTTAAATAAGGGATAAGGGCCTGAAGGTTCGGGTTATCGATGCAGATAATATCGAGCCCGTAAAATGGTACCTTATTGAGAAACGCGAGGAAAGCAGACTTTATTTCATTCATATCTTTGTAGAAATCAAGGTGCTCCATGTCTATATTGGTTACCACCGCGATAGTGGGGTAGAGGAGGAGGAATGTACCGTCGCTTTCATCAGCCTCTGCAACGAGATACCGGCTGTCACCCAACTTTGCATTACTGCCGAGACTGTTTAATTTCCCGCCTATCACACACGTGGGATCCATCCCTGCATGGCCGAGAATCGTGGAGACGATGGATGTTGTCGTTGTCTTACCGTGGGAGCCTGCCACAGCGATGCTGAATTTCATCCTCATCAGTTCGGCAAGCATTTCAGCCCTTTGGATAACAGGAATAAAAAATTCCTTAGCCCTTTGGATTTCAGGGTTATCCTGCTTTACCGCCGATGATATGACCACCACATCCACATCCTGAACATTTTCTTTTTTGTGTCCGAAAAGTATTTTTGCCCCGAGTTTTTCGAGCCTGTCTGTTGTGTCTGTCTTCCTCAGGTCCGACCCTGTAACAGTGAAACCAAGGTTCAAAAGGACCTCAGCGATACCACTC
This portion of the Pseudomonadota bacterium genome encodes:
- a CDS encoding D-alanine--D-alanine ligase translates to MTKSGKNIRDKKIGVLMGGKSSEREISLKSGSAVLQSLLRSGYKAVGIDVNIDLVDRLQKERVEVAFIALHGKWGEDGTVQGLLEMVGIPYTGSGVLGSSISLDKVLMKLILSGLRLPTPAYVICNSAKTPKFPVPFVVKPANEGSTIGISVVRKRGEAAKAIEQALKYDKKVLIERYIEGYEITVGIVNREILPVIQVKPLKGFYDFESKYTKGMTEYIVPARIAKPVEKSAQVFASEVYKAFELSGCARVDMIVDNGVPQVIDINTSPGMTETSLVPKAWACLGKTFDELVEEIVKGASLKT
- the murC gene encoding UDP-N-acetylmuramate--L-alanine ligase, encoding MVFHKIERIHFVGIGGIGMSGIAEVLLNLGFTVTGSDLRKTDTTDRLEKLGAKILFGHKKENVQDVDVVVISSAVKQDNPEIQRAKEFFIPVIQRAEMLAELMRMKFSIAVAGSHGKTTTTSIVSTILGHAGMDPTCVIGGKLNSLGSNAKLGDSRYLVAEADESDGTFLLLYPTIAVVTNIDMEHLDFYKDMNEIKSAFLAFLNKVPFYGLDIICIDNPNLQALIPYLKRRYMTYGFSKQADLRAKNVVYEGFETRFKVLYKEEDLGEVVASLQGSHNVANALAACGVGIELDIPFQTIREAMKTFSGIQRRLEIKWSGDITLIDDYGHHPTEIRATLSAIRNMGKGRVIVAFQPHRYTRTKALMDEFITSFNEADILIVTEIYPASEEKIEGITGMFLSERIRTSGHKHVIFAPTKEDARDRILEIARSGDVVVALGAGDINKICEKLKEEWKTKAGE
- the murB gene encoding UDP-N-acetylmuramate dehydrogenase, encoding MQKPEKWGIKGAVLQNVLMKRYTSMRVGGPVSYLIYPLNEGDLLNTIRVLQNEHIKYRFVGNATNIIVNDRGLGEAVVRITRMRSSQHKKVKDGALVDVSGGVSLKGFIKDNAQKGLAGLERLYWIPGTVGGGIKMNAGSFGASISDVLEKVRIVDNNGKITPLAKKDISFDYRTSPVKPSECIVSATFYLKNRDKKEIAADMEYVYTERRKRHPMEYPSSGSIFKSVNGESAWQFVEKAGLRGFRIGDACVSEKHTNFIVNAGHATAQDIKMLIDTIKKEVFEKIGVLLSEEVELWGFDE
- a CDS encoding FtsQ-type POTRA domain-containing protein, whose protein sequence is MKKILSMCFIIPVCILSMLTLVYILSKDEPFFFIKNIKINGNEQLKDGDIMGRITPYLKESLFSVDASKMREAIISHPFVREVRIKRIYPFSIIIDVKEKKPSALWVNTGGEVNVLDENGEPYKQLARSDIRGMFIINAKEKTDVKSLYKEVNAWFTEGVIKKDAVSEVAYNDGNITIFGMGDGVEIILGKEDQKERLKRAVAVLEDAKKRGLLIKCIDARFERGAIIQERKG